The following are encoded together in the Variovorax sp. PBS-H4 genome:
- the purE gene encoding 5-(carboxyamino)imidazole ribonucleotide mutase — MKQAIQVGVVMGSNSDWETMRSAVEILQQFGIAHEARVVSAHRMPDELFAYAESAAERGLAAIIAGAGGAAHLPGMLAAKTTVPVLGVPVASRHLQGVDSLYSIVQMPKGVPVATFAIGNAGAANAALFAVAMLALADPALRARLDAFRADQTEAARSMTLPPPDAPAVSPFSPQGGGAL; from the coding sequence ATGAAGCAAGCCATACAGGTCGGCGTCGTGATGGGCTCGAACTCCGATTGGGAGACGATGCGCAGCGCGGTCGAGATTCTCCAGCAATTCGGCATTGCCCACGAGGCGCGGGTGGTCTCCGCCCACCGAATGCCCGACGAACTCTTCGCGTACGCCGAAAGCGCTGCCGAGCGCGGCCTGGCCGCGATCATCGCCGGCGCCGGCGGGGCGGCGCACCTGCCGGGCATGCTGGCGGCCAAGACGACGGTGCCGGTGCTGGGCGTGCCGGTGGCGAGCCGGCACCTGCAGGGCGTGGATTCGCTCTACAGCATCGTGCAGATGCCCAAGGGCGTGCCGGTCGCGACCTTCGCCATCGGCAACGCCGGCGCCGCCAATGCGGCCTTGTTCGCGGTGGCCATGCTGGCCCTGGCCGACCCGGCCTTGCGCGCGCGGCTCGATGCGTTCCGTGCCGATCAGACCGAAGCCGCGAGATCGATGACCTTGCCGCCGCCTGATGCACCGGCGGTGTCTCCCTTCTCGCCACAGGGCGGAGGCGCGCTGTGA
- a CDS encoding tetratricopeptide repeat protein → MIDITLENFQTELIEGSMTTPVLLDIWAEWCGPCKQLGPVLEKLETEYGGRFTLAKLDADKVPQISQQLSQMFGVRSIPFCVMFKDGQPIDGFVGAIPAEQIRAFLDKHVPGEDELEAAEHEEAAQDALAEGDTDGALERLQHAVATDPSNDDARFDYVKLLLQEGRVDDAKVAFAPVIAKAPAVRRLDALQRWMDAIDFAAPGTGAAPAIADAEARIAANKRDFEARFDRARLLMATQRWTEAMDELLDILMRDKNWNEELARKTYIAILEIIEPPRPKVADGQIPPDDPTVATYRRRLSSVVLS, encoded by the coding sequence ATGATCGACATCACCCTCGAAAACTTCCAGACCGAGCTGATCGAAGGCTCGATGACCACTCCGGTGCTGCTCGACATCTGGGCCGAATGGTGCGGCCCTTGCAAGCAGCTCGGGCCGGTGCTCGAAAAACTGGAGACCGAGTATGGCGGGCGTTTCACGCTGGCCAAGCTCGACGCCGACAAGGTGCCCCAGATTTCCCAGCAACTCAGCCAGATGTTCGGTGTGCGCAGCATCCCCTTCTGCGTGATGTTCAAGGACGGCCAGCCGATCGACGGCTTCGTCGGCGCCATCCCGGCCGAGCAGATCCGCGCCTTCCTTGACAAGCATGTGCCGGGCGAGGACGAGCTCGAGGCTGCAGAGCACGAAGAAGCTGCACAGGATGCGCTGGCCGAAGGCGACACCGACGGTGCGCTCGAACGGCTGCAGCATGCCGTGGCCACCGACCCGTCGAACGACGACGCGCGCTTCGACTACGTCAAGCTGCTGCTCCAGGAAGGCCGCGTCGACGATGCCAAGGTGGCCTTCGCGCCGGTGATCGCCAAGGCGCCTGCGGTGCGCAGGCTCGACGCCCTGCAGCGCTGGATGGATGCGATCGACTTCGCCGCACCAGGCACGGGCGCGGCACCGGCCATCGCCGATGCCGAGGCGCGCATCGCCGCCAACAAGCGCGACTTCGAGGCCCGGTTCGACCGGGCGCGGCTGCTGATGGCCACGCAGCGCTGGACCGAAGCGATGGACGAGTTGCTCGACATCCTCATGCGCGACAAGAACTGGAACGAGGAGCTGGCGCGCAAGACCTACATTGCGATTCTCGAGATCATCGAGCCGCCCAGGCCCAAGGTGGCAGACGGCCAGATCCCGCCGGACGATCCGACGGTGGCAACCTACCGGCGCCGCCTCAGCAGCGTGGTGCTGAGCTAG
- a CDS encoding META domain-containing protein, giving the protein MRFLFLTTALFASLLASGCSSGINLDEPIEGPVWQLEQLGSELIEPSSDPGRNAQIQFDRSSGRVTGSGGCNRVTGTYERSGSTLRVRQLGATRMACPNEASTINETQFFAALQATASYRLQGMSKLSLLDASGRTVATLSNGGVR; this is encoded by the coding sequence ATGCGCTTCCTCTTCTTGACGACGGCCTTGTTTGCATCGCTGCTGGCGAGCGGCTGCAGCAGCGGCATCAACCTCGACGAGCCGATCGAAGGGCCGGTCTGGCAGCTGGAGCAGCTCGGCAGCGAACTGATCGAGCCAAGCAGTGATCCGGGGCGCAACGCGCAGATCCAGTTCGATCGGAGCAGCGGAAGGGTGACGGGGTCGGGCGGCTGCAACCGGGTCACGGGCACCTACGAGCGCAGCGGCAGCACGCTCAGGGTGCGGCAGCTGGGCGCCACGCGCATGGCCTGCCCCAACGAGGCCAGCACCATCAACGAGACCCAGTTCTTCGCTGCGCTGCAGGCCACGGCCAGCTACCGGCTGCAGGGAATGTCCAAGCTCTCGCTGCTCGACGCGAGCGGGCGAACGGTCGCGACCTTGAGCAATGGCGGAGTGCGCTGA
- a CDS encoding Crp/Fnr family transcriptional regulator, whose amino-acid sequence MPPTPAAPRADPLAQLPPPLQKLAAFGVQRRYRAHAMLIEEGDQGGSVYIVLSGQLRAFVSDARGREVTLGLHGPGEYVGEMSLDGGPRSASVQAAVPTVCVVVTRETMLRHLALDPELARELIMRLIRRARLATESARSMALLDVYSRLRALLEGRSQPQPDGTLQMDRLTHQAIASEIGCSREMVSRLLKDLESGGYVAVLGRRLVLLKPLPAKW is encoded by the coding sequence ATGCCGCCGACGCCCGCTGCACCTCGCGCCGACCCTCTCGCCCAACTGCCGCCACCGCTCCAGAAGCTCGCCGCATTCGGCGTGCAGCGCCGCTACCGGGCTCACGCCATGCTCATCGAGGAGGGCGACCAGGGCGGCTCCGTCTACATCGTGCTCTCGGGCCAGCTGCGTGCCTTCGTCTCGGATGCGCGCGGGCGCGAGGTGACCCTGGGCCTGCACGGCCCGGGCGAGTATGTGGGCGAGATGTCGCTCGATGGCGGGCCGCGCTCGGCCAGCGTTCAGGCCGCGGTGCCAACGGTGTGCGTGGTCGTGACGCGGGAAACCATGCTTCGGCATCTGGCGCTCGACCCCGAATTGGCGCGCGAACTCATCATGCGGCTGATCCGGCGCGCGAGGCTGGCCACCGAGAGCGCCAGGAGCATGGCCCTGCTCGATGTCTACAGCCGCCTGCGCGCTTTGCTGGAAGGCCGGTCGCAGCCGCAGCCTGACGGCACCCTGCAGATGGATCGGCTGACCCACCAGGCGATAGCCAGCGAAATCGGATGCTCGCGCGAGATGGTGAGCCGGCTGTTGAAGGATCTGGAAAGCGGCGGCTACGTGGCGGTGCTCGGGCGGCGGCTGGTCCTGCTCAAGCCGTTGCCGGCGAAATGGTGA
- a CDS encoding helix-turn-helix transcriptional regulator, producing MNATIAELPTPQDEVRAAAPASDALHAVLLARALDEIDHGLLLVDLSGRVLHANQPARRELAGGRALRTVDGLLCATLPASQAKLRQALKDAERDCRSIVELDPEGETLSLAFVPLAHGGASVDAVLIICSRRSNCETLTVQMFARAKRLTPAEQAVLTQLCAGRGAQEIACEQGIRVSTVRTHIKNVRQKTGRGSVREIVRELSRMPQIVSSLRLAG from the coding sequence ATGAACGCGACGATTGCCGAACTGCCCACTCCCCAAGACGAAGTCCGCGCCGCAGCCCCGGCGTCCGATGCGCTGCACGCCGTTCTGCTGGCACGCGCCCTTGACGAGATCGACCACGGACTGCTGCTCGTCGACTTGAGCGGCCGCGTCCTGCACGCCAACCAGCCCGCGCGCCGCGAGCTGGCAGGTGGCCGCGCGCTGCGGACGGTCGATGGTTTGCTGTGTGCCACACTGCCCGCCTCGCAGGCCAAGCTGCGCCAGGCGCTGAAAGACGCGGAGCGCGACTGCCGCAGCATCGTGGAGCTCGACCCCGAGGGCGAGACGCTCTCGCTGGCCTTCGTGCCGCTGGCCCATGGCGGCGCGAGTGTCGACGCGGTGTTGATCATCTGCAGCCGGCGCTCCAACTGCGAGACGCTCACCGTGCAGATGTTCGCCCGTGCCAAGCGCCTGACGCCGGCGGAGCAGGCGGTGCTGACGCAGCTGTGCGCGGGGCGCGGTGCCCAGGAGATCGCCTGCGAACAGGGCATCCGCGTTTCGACGGTTCGCACCCACATCAAGAACGTGCGCCAGAAGACCGGCCGCGGCAGCGTCCGCGAGATCGTGCGCGAGCTGTCGCGCATGCCTCAGATCGTGTCGTCGCTGCGGCTCGCCGGTTAG
- a CDS encoding phosphoribosylaminoimidazolesuccinocarboxamide synthase — translation MTTVHTSSIQSLPLLARGKVRDNYAVGDDRILMVASDRLSAFDVIMGEPIPGKGVILTQMALWWFDRLGHLCPNHLTGEAPESVVTATEVPQVRDRSMLVKRLKPIPVEAVVRGYLAGSGWKEYQQNRAVCGVPLPEGLGNASKLPQPIFTPAAKAAAGAHDENISYERVVDVVGPTLAQQIRDTSIAIYETAAAIALARGMIIADTKFEFGLDEAGTLVLMDEVLTPDSSRYWPVEGYQAALAAGANPPSYDKQFVRDWLEGVKVNGKPWDKTPPAPRLPAEVIEKTAAKYREALDRLTG, via the coding sequence ATGACCACCGTCCACACTTCCTCCATCCAGAGCCTGCCCCTGCTTGCGCGCGGCAAGGTGCGCGACAACTACGCGGTCGGCGATGACCGCATCCTGATGGTGGCCAGCGACCGCCTGTCGGCCTTCGATGTGATCATGGGCGAGCCGATCCCGGGCAAGGGTGTGATCCTGACGCAGATGGCGCTGTGGTGGTTCGACCGGCTGGGCCACCTGTGCCCCAACCACCTGACCGGCGAGGCGCCCGAGAGCGTGGTGACGGCCACCGAGGTGCCGCAGGTGCGCGATCGCTCGATGCTGGTCAAGCGTCTCAAGCCCATCCCGGTGGAGGCGGTGGTGCGCGGCTATCTTGCAGGCAGCGGCTGGAAGGAATACCAGCAGAACCGTGCGGTCTGCGGCGTGCCCCTGCCCGAGGGCCTGGGCAACGCCAGCAAGCTGCCCCAGCCAATCTTCACGCCCGCGGCCAAGGCGGCGGCAGGAGCACACGACGAGAACATCAGCTACGAGCGCGTGGTCGACGTGGTCGGCCCCACGCTCGCGCAGCAGATCCGCGACACCAGCATCGCCATTTACGAGACGGCTGCCGCCATTGCGCTGGCCAGGGGCATGATCATTGCCGATACGAAGTTCGAGTTCGGCCTCGACGAGGCCGGCACGCTGGTCCTGATGGACGAGGTGCTGACGCCCGACAGCTCACGCTACTGGCCGGTCGAGGGCTACCAGGCCGCACTCGCCGCGGGCGCCAACCCGCCGAGCTACGACAAGCAGTTCGTGCGCGACTGGCTGGAAGGGGTCAAGGTCAACGGCAAGCCCTGGGACAAGACCCCGCCGGCGCCGCGCCTCCCCGCCGAGGTGATCGAGAAGACGGCCGCCAAGTACCGCGAGGCGCTGGACCGCCTGACCGGCTGA
- the fba gene encoding class II fructose-bisphosphate aldolase (catalyzes the reversible aldol condensation of dihydroxyacetonephosphate and glyceraldehyde 3-phosphate in the Calvin cycle, glycolysis, and/or gluconeogenesis), which yields MALVSMRELLDHAAANGYGIPAYNVNNLEQVQAVMEAAKETGAPVILQASAGARKYAGEPFIKHLILAAVEAYPNIPLVMHQDHGQSPDVCQGAINLGFSSVMMDGSLEADGKTIASYDYNVDVTRKVVDMAHKVGVTVEGELGCLGSLETMKGDKEDGHGTDATMTREQLLTDPEQAADFVKKTQLDALAIAIGTSHGAYKFTRKPTGDILAIDRIKEIHRRIPNTHLVMHGSSSVPQDLLAIIRQYGGNMKETYGVPVEEIQEAIKFGVRKINIDTDIRLAMTGAVRKFMAENPEKFDAREWLKPAREAAKQICKQRYIEFGCEGQGAKIKGETLQVVAAKYAKGELAQEVV from the coding sequence ATGGCACTTGTCTCGATGCGCGAACTGCTGGACCACGCCGCGGCCAACGGCTACGGAATTCCGGCCTACAACGTCAACAACCTGGAACAGGTGCAGGCCGTGATGGAAGCGGCCAAGGAGACCGGGGCACCGGTGATCCTGCAAGCCAGTGCGGGCGCACGCAAGTACGCGGGCGAGCCGTTCATCAAGCACCTGATCCTCGCCGCCGTGGAGGCTTATCCGAATATTCCGCTGGTGATGCACCAGGACCACGGCCAGAGCCCCGACGTGTGCCAGGGCGCCATCAACCTGGGCTTTTCGTCGGTGATGATGGACGGGTCGCTCGAAGCCGACGGCAAGACCATTGCCAGCTACGACTACAACGTCGACGTCACGCGCAAGGTGGTCGACATGGCCCACAAGGTCGGCGTCACCGTCGAAGGCGAACTGGGCTGCCTCGGCTCTCTTGAGACCATGAAGGGCGACAAGGAAGACGGCCACGGCACCGACGCGACCATGACGCGCGAGCAACTGCTGACCGACCCCGAGCAGGCCGCCGACTTCGTCAAGAAAACCCAGCTCGATGCGCTCGCCATTGCCATCGGCACCAGCCACGGCGCCTACAAGTTCACGCGCAAGCCCACCGGCGACATCCTGGCGATCGACCGCATCAAGGAAATCCACCGCCGCATCCCGAACACCCACCTGGTGATGCACGGCTCTTCTTCCGTGCCGCAAGACCTGCTGGCCATCATTCGCCAGTACGGCGGCAACATGAAAGAAACCTACGGCGTGCCGGTGGAGGAAATCCAGGAAGCCATCAAGTTCGGCGTGCGCAAGATCAACATCGACACCGACATCCGCCTGGCGATGACCGGCGCGGTGCGCAAGTTCATGGCCGAGAACCCGGAGAAGTTCGATGCCCGCGAATGGCTCAAGCCTGCGCGCGAGGCCGCCAAGCAGATCTGCAAGCAGCGCTACATCGAATTCGGCTGCGAAGGCCAGGGCGCGAAGATCAAGGGCGAGACCCTGCAGGTGGTGGCTGCCAAGTACGCCAAGGGCGAGCTCGCGCAAGAAGTCGTTTGA
- the pyk gene encoding pyruvate kinase produces MSTTRLPRHATKIVATLGPASSTPELLEQMIHYKVSVVRLNFSHGTAQDHVGRAAMVREAARRAGREVAIMADLQGPKIRVGKFAEGKVWLEPGAKFVLDGARTELGDVNAVGLDYKDLPRDVKPGDSLLLNDGLIVLAVDAVKGEAVHTTVRLGGELSNNKGINKQGGGLTAPALTAKDMEDIKTAMSFQADYVAVSFPKNATDMEMARQLCNVAAAEYGHKPGLIAKIERAEAIPKLDEILRASDGIMVARGDLAVEVGNAAVPALQKKMIRMAREMDKVVITATQMMESMISNPVPTRAEVSDVANAVLDGTDAVMLSAETASGRYPLETVQEMSRICEAAEAAEDPHLDADFSGQAYSRIDQSIAMGALFTAQRLGAKAIVALTESGSTPLWMSRHRAHIPMYALTSRLTTQRKMALYRNVRPLLMDAESDRDTALLQAEAHLKKRGIVQTGDIYAITCGEPMGAPGGTNMLKICRVG; encoded by the coding sequence ATGAGCACGACCCGCCTTCCCCGCCACGCCACCAAGATCGTTGCCACGCTCGGCCCGGCCTCGAGCACGCCCGAGCTGCTCGAGCAGATGATCCACTACAAGGTCAGCGTGGTGCGGCTCAACTTCAGCCACGGCACGGCGCAGGACCACGTCGGGCGCGCCGCCATGGTGCGCGAGGCAGCGCGCCGGGCGGGCCGGGAGGTGGCGATCATGGCCGACCTGCAGGGCCCGAAGATCCGCGTCGGCAAGTTCGCCGAGGGCAAGGTCTGGCTGGAGCCGGGCGCGAAGTTCGTACTCGATGGGGCCCGCACCGAACTTGGCGACGTCAACGCGGTAGGGTTGGACTACAAGGACCTTCCGCGCGATGTGAAGCCGGGCGACAGCCTGCTGTTGAACGACGGCTTGATCGTGCTCGCCGTCGACGCGGTCAAGGGCGAGGCGGTGCACACCACTGTGCGGCTGGGCGGCGAGCTGTCGAACAACAAGGGCATCAACAAGCAGGGCGGCGGGCTGACGGCACCCGCGCTGACGGCCAAGGACATGGAGGACATCAAGACCGCCATGAGCTTCCAGGCCGATTACGTGGCCGTGAGCTTTCCCAAGAATGCGACGGACATGGAGATGGCGCGCCAGCTGTGCAATGTCGCGGCGGCCGAGTACGGCCACAAGCCAGGGCTGATCGCCAAGATCGAGCGCGCCGAGGCGATTCCGAAGCTGGATGAAATCCTGCGTGCCAGCGACGGCATCATGGTCGCGCGCGGCGACCTGGCGGTCGAGGTGGGCAACGCCGCGGTGCCTGCGCTGCAGAAGAAGATGATCCGCATGGCGCGCGAAATGGACAAGGTGGTCATCACGGCAACCCAGATGATGGAGTCGATGATCAGCAATCCGGTGCCCACGCGCGCCGAGGTCAGCGACGTGGCCAATGCGGTGCTCGACGGCACCGACGCCGTGATGCTCTCGGCCGAGACCGCGTCGGGCCGCTATCCGCTGGAGACCGTGCAGGAGATGAGCCGGATCTGCGAGGCCGCCGAAGCGGCCGAGGATCCGCACCTCGATGCCGACTTCAGCGGCCAGGCCTACAGCCGGATCGACCAGTCGATCGCCATGGGCGCGCTCTTCACCGCGCAGCGCCTGGGCGCCAAGGCCATCGTCGCGCTGACTGAATCGGGCTCCACCCCGCTGTGGATGAGCCGGCACCGCGCCCATATCCCGATGTACGCCCTGACGTCGCGCCTGACCACCCAGCGCAAGATGGCGCTGTACCGCAACGTGCGTCCGTTGCTGATGGATGCCGAGAGCGACCGCGACACGGCGCTGCTGCAGGCCGAGGCCCACCTCAAGAAGCGCGGCATCGTGCAGACCGGCGACATCTACGCCATCACCTGTGGCGAGCCCATGGGCGCGCCGGGCGGCACCAACATGCTCAAGATCTGCAGAGTTGGTTGA
- a CDS encoding phosphoglycerate kinase: MNVLRFTDLVAQGKVAGQRVFIRADLNVPQDDAGNITEDTRVRASIPCIRQALDAGAAVMVTSHLGRPTEGQFKPEDSLAPVARRMGELLGRGVPLVADWVDGVQVAPGQVVLLENCRLNKGEKKNDEALSRKLAALTDIYVNDAFGTAHRAEATTYGIAQFAKIACAGPLLAAEIDAITQALAHPRRPLVAIVAGSKVSTKLTILESLAAKVDQLIVGGGIANTFMLASGLPIGKSLAEPDLQDQAKAVIEAMRARGAAVPIPVDVVTAKTFAADASATVKEANAVVEDDLILDIGPKTAEMLAAQLREAGTIVWNGPVGVFEFDAFSKGTEAIARAIADSSAFSIAGGGDTLAAIAKYGIEDQVGYISTGGGAFLEVLEGKTLPAFEILEKRAAG, translated from the coding sequence ATGAACGTCCTTCGATTCACCGATCTTGTCGCGCAAGGCAAAGTCGCCGGCCAGCGCGTGTTCATCCGAGCCGACCTCAATGTGCCGCAGGACGACGCCGGCAACATCACCGAGGACACGCGCGTCCGCGCCTCGATTCCCTGCATCCGCCAGGCGCTGGATGCCGGCGCCGCGGTGATGGTCACGTCGCACCTCGGCCGCCCGACCGAGGGCCAGTTCAAGCCCGAGGATTCCCTGGCGCCGGTCGCCCGGCGCATGGGCGAGCTGCTGGGCCGCGGGGTGCCACTGGTGGCCGACTGGGTCGACGGCGTGCAGGTCGCGCCGGGCCAGGTCGTGCTGCTGGAGAATTGCCGCCTCAACAAGGGCGAGAAGAAGAACGATGAGGCGCTGTCCCGCAAGCTGGCCGCGCTGACCGACATCTATGTCAACGATGCCTTCGGCACGGCACACCGCGCCGAGGCCACCACCTACGGCATCGCGCAATTCGCGAAGATCGCCTGCGCGGGCCCGCTGCTGGCGGCCGAGATCGACGCCATCACCCAGGCGCTGGCGCACCCCAGGCGGCCGCTGGTGGCGATCGTCGCGGGCTCCAAGGTCAGCACCAAGCTCACCATCCTCGAGAGCCTGGCCGCCAAGGTCGACCAACTGATCGTCGGTGGCGGCATTGCCAACACCTTCATGCTGGCGTCCGGGCTTCCCATCGGCAAGTCGCTCGCCGAGCCCGACCTGCAGGACCAGGCCAAGGCGGTGATCGAAGCCATGCGAGCGCGCGGGGCCGCGGTGCCGATCCCGGTCGACGTCGTGACCGCCAAGACCTTCGCCGCCGATGCGTCCGCCACCGTGAAGGAAGCGAACGCGGTGGTCGAGGATGACCTGATTCTGGACATCGGCCCCAAGACCGCCGAGATGTTGGCGGCGCAGCTGCGCGAGGCCGGCACCATCGTCTGGAACGGCCCGGTGGGTGTGTTCGAGTTCGATGCCTTCTCCAAGGGAACGGAAGCCATCGCGCGCGCCATTGCCGACAGCAGCGCCTTCTCGATCGCCGGTGGCGGCGACACGCTGGCCGCCATCGCCAAGTACGGCATCGAAGACCAGGTCGGCTACATCTCGACTGGCGGCGGCGCCTTCCTCGAAGTGCTCGAAGGCAAGACGCTCCCGGCTTTCGAGATCCTGGAGAAGCGCGCCGCGGGCTGA
- a CDS encoding LysR family transcriptional regulator produces the protein MNLTLRQLRAFDAVAETGSFTAAAARLHLTQSALSVLVRELERGMGVQLFDRHTRRVLLSEAGRAFQPSVQRLLGDLAGAVAAVTELRDQKRGLLRLAAPQLMACTLMPRVIAAYRARHPDIDVRLVDTLPEHLLAGLASGEAELAVGQDVDVDAAAIERRTLFRDRHWLICPQDHAFARRRQVRWSELGPCTFIAPTRDFRQRVLPELEADARAFLMRTSTQEVSYMTTALGMVASGLGVTVCPTYSASLVEAHGLKMVKLNRPDFHREVCVYAAARRSLSPAAAGFVQILERFVQKPRPPR, from the coding sequence ATGAATCTGACCCTGCGCCAACTGCGCGCCTTCGACGCCGTGGCCGAGACCGGCAGCTTCACCGCGGCGGCCGCGCGCTTGCACCTCACGCAGTCGGCGCTGAGCGTTCTGGTACGCGAGCTGGAGCGCGGGATGGGCGTGCAGCTCTTTGATCGGCACACACGGCGCGTGTTGCTGTCGGAGGCCGGTCGCGCCTTCCAGCCCTCGGTGCAGCGCCTGCTGGGCGACCTCGCCGGTGCGGTGGCCGCCGTGACCGAGCTGCGCGACCAGAAGCGCGGCCTGCTGCGGCTGGCCGCGCCGCAGCTGATGGCCTGCACGCTGATGCCGCGCGTGATCGCGGCCTACCGTGCGCGCCATCCGGACATCGACGTACGGCTGGTCGACACGCTGCCCGAGCATCTCCTCGCCGGGCTGGCCTCCGGCGAGGCGGAGCTCGCAGTGGGCCAGGATGTGGACGTGGACGCTGCGGCCATCGAGCGCCGCACGCTGTTCCGCGATCGTCACTGGCTGATCTGTCCGCAGGACCATGCGTTTGCGCGCCGGCGCCAGGTGCGCTGGAGCGAGCTCGGGCCCTGCACCTTCATCGCGCCCACGCGCGACTTCCGCCAGCGCGTGCTGCCCGAGCTGGAGGCCGATGCGCGCGCCTTCCTGATGCGGACCTCGACCCAGGAGGTGTCGTACATGACGACGGCGCTGGGTATGGTGGCGTCAGGGCTCGGGGTGACGGTCTGCCCGACCTACTCGGCCTCGCTGGTGGAGGCCCACGGACTGAAGATGGTCAAGCTCAACCGGCCCGACTTCCATCGCGAGGTCTGCGTGTACGCGGCGGCGCGGCGCTCGCTGTCGCCTGCGGCGGCGGGCTTCGTCCAGATCCTGGAGCGGTTCGTGCAGAAGCCCCGGCCGCCGCGTTGA
- a CDS encoding VOC family protein produces MPPAETVPLAHPPVPVRGLHHFAWRCRDSEETRRFYEDLLGLPLAHVIKSDHVPSTGEYCPYVHIFFQMRDGSYIAFFDLGDDTAALPSPNTPAWVNHIALRVDSVADLLAAKARLESAGVEVLGVTDHHIIESIYFFDPNGIRVELTTPTVPQAEMQAHARRARAELDAWTLRKAELRANAAA; encoded by the coding sequence ATGCCACCTGCAGAGACAGTGCCGCTCGCCCATCCGCCGGTGCCCGTACGCGGCCTGCACCACTTCGCCTGGCGCTGCCGCGACAGTGAAGAGACGCGCCGCTTCTACGAGGACCTGCTGGGGCTGCCGCTGGCGCACGTGATCAAGAGCGACCATGTGCCGAGCACCGGCGAATACTGCCCCTACGTCCACATCTTCTTCCAGATGCGCGACGGCTCGTACATCGCCTTCTTCGACCTTGGCGACGACACCGCCGCGCTGCCTTCGCCCAACACGCCGGCCTGGGTCAACCACATTGCACTGCGCGTCGATTCGGTGGCCGACCTGCTTGCCGCCAAGGCGCGTCTCGAATCGGCCGGCGTCGAGGTGCTCGGCGTGACCGACCACCACATCATCGAATCGATCTACTTCTTCGACCCGAACGGTATTCGCGTGGAGCTGACCACCCCGACGGTGCCCCAGGCCGAAATGCAGGCCCACGCGCGGCGCGCCCGAGCCGAGCTCGACGCCTGGACGCTGCGCAAGGCCGAGCTGCGCGCAAATGCGGCGGCATGA
- a CDS encoding alpha/beta hydrolase family protein — protein sequence MMELQLAVIDVKPGAAMESQSGLQMLRPRIYGAYRAPAGPKKIAAIVMHPTSNFMGHYLIGPLAERGICCMGLNSRYMGNDTMLLMERAIQDLGAGVQFLRSLGYEKVVLIGNSGGAALSSFYQAQAEELTAHHFPDGDPTHLHPGDLPPADGIALCAAHQGRSKLMRDWIDPSVTDEHDPLSVDPALDMYDAQHRVPYAAGFLARFGAAQKARLDRLEAWAMERLRLLRSTPGAPRDQAFIVYRTHADPRCVDLSIDANDRAPGSVWGDARQVNYSANAMGRTTSLTAFLSQWSSRSQADGPSNLARTRVPKLLLTYTADQSTFPSTRDAWMKAGGDRIRNVDIVGGNHYLAGQPELVPRAADAIVEWARSL from the coding sequence ATGATGGAACTGCAGCTCGCCGTCATCGACGTCAAGCCCGGCGCGGCGATGGAGTCCCAGTCGGGTCTGCAGATGCTGCGTCCGCGCATCTACGGCGCCTACCGTGCGCCAGCGGGCCCGAAGAAGATCGCCGCGATCGTGATGCACCCCACCAGCAACTTCATGGGCCACTACCTGATCGGGCCCCTGGCCGAGCGCGGGATCTGCTGCATGGGCCTCAACTCGCGCTACATGGGCAACGACACCATGCTGCTGATGGAGCGCGCGATCCAGGACCTCGGCGCGGGCGTGCAGTTCCTGCGCAGCCTGGGCTACGAAAAGGTGGTGCTGATCGGCAACTCGGGCGGTGCTGCGCTTTCGAGCTTCTACCAGGCGCAGGCCGAGGAGCTGACAGCCCACCACTTTCCCGACGGCGATCCCACGCACCTGCACCCTGGCGACCTGCCGCCGGCCGACGGCATTGCGCTGTGCGCGGCGCACCAGGGCCGCTCGAAGCTGATGCGCGACTGGATCGATCCGTCCGTCACGGACGAGCACGACCCGCTCTCGGTCGATCCCGCGCTCGACATGTACGACGCGCAGCACCGGGTGCCGTACGCCGCCGGCTTCCTTGCGCGCTTCGGTGCCGCGCAGAAGGCGCGCCTCGATCGCCTCGAAGCCTGGGCCATGGAGCGCTTGCGCCTGTTGCGAAGCACGCCCGGCGCGCCGCGCGACCAGGCGTTCATCGTCTACCGCACGCATGCCGATCCGCGCTGCGTGGATCTCTCGATCGATGCCAACGACCGCGCCCCGGGCAGCGTCTGGGGCGATGCAAGGCAGGTCAACTACTCGGCCAACGCGATGGGTCGCACGACCTCGCTGACGGCCTTTCTCTCGCAGTGGTCCTCGCGCTCGCAGGCCGACGGCCCGTCGAACCTGGCGCGCACGCGTGTGCCGAAGCTGCTGCTGACCTACACGGCCGACCAGTCGACTTTCCCGAGCACGCGCGATGCATGGATGAAGGCCGGCGGCGACCGCATCCGCAATGTCGATATCGTCGGCGGCAACCACTACCTCGCGGGCCAGCCGGAGCTGGTGCCGCGCGCGGCCGATGCCATCGTGGAATGGGCGCGCTCACTGTGA